In Roseofilum capinflatum BLCC-M114, the following proteins share a genomic window:
- a CDS encoding pentapeptide repeat-containing protein — protein sequence MSQPLTENRYPEVLSLEWSVVSLSESTGDGQQYDLYLSLTLGSQWQSLGNGKLQWGLKGGELGLRLKEGFWCSEGGQEPDLSGIGVRAIASGTPENLTWRLIPLKSGQLLAGSMSRCKWGRIQASSSQGALEVMFSLKATDIQIMGAEGLWPHQVTPNQVAIAEQKLALMLLESSVQPYISRTVWQAQGDVKMEPRSEPPSFDGARALDLITQITTANTENFQELAQIAGLNLAQDLAGAKLLGTNLNGLDLSEANLSHVYLRGAELCDVDLSSANLQQANFGGADLSGAYLSDANLEGANFHRASLALANLSGANLTGADFTDANLSNANLSDTQLKGANFTGADLTGAGIVLSDMTDVVLDGAKVNHTRFKDNPGLTPAMHDGLLQRGAIFEEEETE from the coding sequence ATGTCCCAACCCCTGACTGAGAATCGATATCCGGAAGTGCTATCTCTAGAGTGGTCTGTTGTATCCCTTTCTGAGTCTACGGGGGATGGGCAACAGTATGATTTATATTTGAGTCTGACCTTGGGTTCTCAGTGGCAGTCCCTGGGCAATGGCAAGCTGCAATGGGGTTTAAAGGGGGGAGAATTAGGGCTGAGGTTGAAAGAAGGGTTTTGGTGTTCAGAAGGAGGTCAGGAGCCGGATTTGAGCGGGATTGGGGTGCGGGCGATCGCCTCTGGAACCCCGGAAAATCTCACCTGGAGGTTAATTCCCCTGAAATCTGGGCAACTATTGGCAGGCTCTATGAGCCGATGCAAGTGGGGGCGGATTCAAGCGAGTTCTAGCCAGGGAGCGCTGGAAGTGATGTTTTCCCTCAAGGCGACGGATATCCAAATTATGGGGGCTGAAGGGTTATGGCCCCATCAAGTCACGCCGAATCAAGTGGCGATCGCCGAGCAAAAATTGGCCCTGATGCTGCTAGAATCCTCAGTGCAACCCTACATCAGTCGCACCGTCTGGCAAGCTCAGGGGGACGTGAAGATGGAACCGAGGAGCGAGCCACCTAGTTTTGATGGGGCGAGAGCCTTAGACCTGATTACTCAAATTACGACTGCCAACACGGAAAACTTCCAAGAACTCGCCCAAATTGCTGGCTTAAACCTTGCCCAAGATTTAGCCGGAGCTAAACTCTTAGGAACCAATTTAAACGGTTTAGACTTGAGCGAGGCTAATCTTTCCCACGTCTATCTACGGGGAGCAGAACTGTGTGATGTGGATTTGAGCAGTGCTAATCTGCAACAGGCTAACTTTGGGGGAGCAGACTTAAGTGGCGCTTATCTGAGTGATGCTAATTTAGAGGGGGCCAACTTCCACCGCGCTAGTTTAGCCCTTGCTAACCTCAGTGGAGCGAACTTAACGGGGGCAGACTTTACTGATGCTAACCTGAGCAATGCTAACCTCAGCGATACCCAGTTAAAGGGGGCGAACTTTACGGGAGCGGACTTAACGGGGGCGGGTATTGTCCTTTCTGATATGACTGATGTTGTTCTCGATGGAGCCAAGGTTAATCATACGCGATTTAAGGATAATCCAGGATTAACACCAGCGATGCACGATGGGTTGCTGCAAAGAGGGGCTATTTTTGAGGAGGAAGAGACGGAGTAA
- a CDS encoding YdcF family protein, translated as MLFSLLTRLLLWLLIAVIAYAILLQWIPKKYYTWLGGILIFTLIILTFFNPSTVVVADIWRLLVFPLTPLGLSIILILSGMLHFKGKEIAKPGKTLLWVGLAILVIFSLPVVADTLAHQAESESVIATKQRYLNCQAACPVPLTEQARLIVLLGQNTTEAVTTEHHRHVQLSDRGNLIFHTLEIFWASVSRNQDPQIIVTGRSRVESFTTTEPPNEAQDIVNVLQRFGIHNSNLQPISQGDNMYRAALQVQKIMEVQGLQKTPIILVTSALQMHRAELTFSQLGMTVIPSPTDFITRQDLSILKKITLEDLIPSSQALTLSTQVTNEYLATIYYFLRGWLSPFK; from the coding sequence ATGCTCTTTTCCCTACTCACTCGGCTTTTGCTCTGGCTGCTGATTGCAGTCATTGCTTACGCGATTCTCCTGCAATGGATTCCTAAAAAGTATTATACCTGGTTGGGCGGAATCCTGATTTTCACCCTGATTATCTTGACCTTTTTCAATCCCAGTACAGTGGTGGTAGCAGACATTTGGAGGTTATTGGTTTTTCCTCTTACCCCCCTGGGCCTGTCTATCATCCTGATTTTATCGGGGATGCTGCACTTCAAAGGCAAGGAAATCGCGAAACCGGGGAAAACATTGTTGTGGGTTGGGTTGGCTATTTTGGTTATCTTTAGTCTACCTGTAGTCGCTGATACGTTGGCCCATCAAGCCGAATCGGAATCCGTGATAGCTACGAAACAACGGTATCTAAACTGTCAAGCCGCTTGTCCTGTGCCCTTAACTGAACAAGCTCGGCTGATTGTTCTTCTCGGTCAAAATACAACGGAAGCAGTAACCACAGAACATCATCGTCATGTGCAGTTAAGCGATCGCGGTAACCTCATTTTTCATACCCTAGAAATATTTTGGGCCTCCGTTTCCCGAAATCAAGACCCCCAAATCATTGTTACCGGACGGTCTAGGGTAGAGAGTTTCACCACCACCGAACCCCCGAACGAAGCCCAAGATATTGTCAATGTACTTCAGCGTTTTGGCATCCATAATTCTAACCTGCAACCCATTTCTCAAGGGGATAATATGTATCGCGCTGCCTTACAAGTCCAAAAAATCATGGAGGTGCAAGGATTACAAAAAACGCCCATTATTCTAGTGACCTCAGCTCTACAAATGCATCGGGCCGAACTCACCTTTTCTCAACTGGGAATGACCGTTATTCCTAGCCCGACTGATTTTATTACCCGTCAAGATTTATCGATTTTGAAAAAAATAACCTTAGAAGATCTTATTCCTAGTTCCCAAGCCCTGACCTTAAGCACCCAAGTCACCAATGAATATTTGGCGACAATTTATTATTTTTTACGCGGCTGGTTGTCACCTTTTAAATAA
- a CDS encoding response regulator transcription factor: MPRILVIDDDPAISELVAVNLEMAGYDVSQAPDGIKGQALAIQLLPDMIVLDLMLPKVDGFTVCQRLRRDDRTADIPILMLTALNQTQDKVEGFNAGADDYLTKPFEIEEMLARVRALLRRTDRIPQAAKHTEILNYGPLTLIPERFEVIWFDTTVKLTHLEFELLHCLLQRHGQTVSPSEILKEVWGYDPDDDIETIRVHVRHLRTKLEPDPRHPRYIKTVYGAGYCLELPSTKSEAS; encoded by the coding sequence ATGCCCCGGATATTAGTCATTGATGACGATCCCGCAATCTCAGAATTAGTTGCCGTCAACCTGGAAATGGCTGGCTATGATGTCAGTCAAGCGCCCGATGGCATAAAAGGCCAAGCTCTGGCGATTCAATTGCTTCCAGATATGATTGTACTGGACTTGATGCTGCCTAAAGTTGATGGCTTTACTGTATGTCAACGTTTGCGTCGAGACGATCGCACCGCCGATATCCCCATCTTGATGTTAACGGCCCTGAACCAAACTCAAGACAAAGTAGAAGGTTTTAATGCTGGTGCAGATGATTATCTCACCAAACCCTTTGAAATTGAGGAGATGTTGGCACGGGTGCGGGCCCTCCTGCGACGCACCGATCGCATTCCCCAAGCAGCTAAACACACTGAAATTCTCAATTATGGCCCCCTAACTCTGATTCCAGAGCGCTTTGAGGTCATTTGGTTTGACACTACGGTTAAACTCACCCATTTGGAATTTGAGTTACTCCACTGTCTTCTCCAGCGCCATGGCCAAACTGTTTCTCCGAGTGAAATTCTCAAAGAGGTCTGGGGATACGATCCTGATGATGATATTGAAACCATTCGGGTTCACGTTCGCCATCTGAGAACCAAATTAGAACCCGATCCCCGTCATCCTCGCTATATCAAAACGGTTTATGGGGCTGGATATTGCTTAGAGTTGCCTTCGACCAAATCAGAAGCTTCTTAA
- a CDS encoding CHAT domain-containing protein — translation MGKPSFPVESTHNLQPSDRITLLSGSQPMAKTVDADSPDSIFQQALEWYQQGTAGGFEQAIPLLKTAYQLYQEQGQVQRSALSGLLLGIVYKNLGQLEPSLDYVQEALDFYEQSADPVGMADSLNQMGLIYQIQADMDRALEAYRQALPHYQQVEDIGGEAYTFNNMGVVYDRLGQYQQALDYYNRALPLWREVEDGYGEAATLNNMGIIYDHLGNYDQSLQAYEQALVTYRTLKDRLGMARTLNNIGLYYDAVELSQQALTYYERALPLWAEVGDRPGEASTLNNMGYVYADRGNWEKSLSYYEQALPLWEQVGDRKGKASTLNNLGYVHANQGKPETALEYYQQALSIRQEIGDRPKEALSLYRIAQVQQKQGKLEEALETLKPAIAIIEDMRIAVASQELRTSFFASKQDYYEFYIDLLMQMHQESPQKGYDAQALQVSEQARARSLLDILAEAQGDVSAGVNPSLLEQKKSLQQQLSLQEERRIQILSRSHTQREAEEIEETIKVLLDQYRAVQALIRVSSPRYAALTQPQPLTLEEIQTQVLDEDTLLLEYFLGKERSHLWLVSSTEIKSYELPGRETLEQSARDFRDALTIPIQRIRRKVMEATAFDLSEQILGPVAEELGDKRLAIAAHGALQYVPFAALAVPGLPEYKPLIANHELVHLPSASTVAILRRETQGRSRAPKTLAVLADPVFGQNDGRVSSNTTRKAQPLPPDLERSAKESGVLFDRLPYTHQEAESILALVPAPERLEGFGFSASRELATSNDLSQYQIIHFATHGLMNSTNPALSGLVFSLVNSDGEPLNGFLRLHEIFNLNLPSELVVLSACETGLGQNIKGEGLIGLTRGFMYAGSPRLVVSLWSVDDQATAKLMIDFYQTLLTEGKSPSQALREAQLKMWETTQWWQPYYWAGFTLQGEWLN, via the coding sequence ATGGGGAAGCCGTCTTTCCCCGTCGAGTCTACCCACAATTTACAGCCCTCTGACCGGATTACCCTTTTATCAGGGTCTCAACCCATGGCCAAAACTGTTGATGCAGATTCTCCGGACTCTATTTTTCAACAGGCCCTAGAATGGTATCAACAAGGAACAGCAGGAGGATTCGAGCAAGCGATTCCCTTACTGAAAACGGCTTACCAATTGTATCAGGAACAGGGCCAGGTACAGCGATCGGCACTGAGTGGTTTACTTTTGGGTATTGTCTATAAAAATTTAGGACAATTAGAACCGTCTTTAGACTATGTGCAAGAGGCTTTAGACTTTTATGAGCAAAGTGCCGATCCGGTGGGAATGGCGGATAGTTTGAACCAAATGGGTTTAATTTATCAAATTCAGGCGGATATGGATCGGGCGCTTGAGGCCTATCGTCAGGCACTACCGCACTATCAACAGGTTGAGGATATTGGAGGAGAGGCCTATACGTTTAATAATATGGGTGTGGTTTACGATCGCCTCGGTCAGTATCAGCAAGCCCTAGATTACTATAACCGCGCCCTTCCCCTCTGGCGCGAAGTGGAAGATGGCTATGGGGAAGCGGCAACCCTGAATAATATGGGGATTATTTACGATCATTTGGGGAATTATGACCAGTCTTTACAAGCCTATGAGCAGGCCCTGGTGACCTATCGCACTCTTAAAGATCGGTTAGGGATGGCGCGGACGTTGAATAATATTGGTTTGTATTATGATGCAGTGGAGTTATCCCAACAAGCACTCACCTATTATGAACGGGCGCTACCCTTGTGGGCAGAAGTGGGCGATCGCCCTGGTGAAGCGAGTACCCTAAATAATATGGGTTATGTGTATGCGGATCGGGGAAATTGGGAAAAATCCCTGAGTTATTATGAGCAAGCGCTACCCCTATGGGAACAAGTGGGCGATCGCAAAGGAAAGGCGAGTACCCTAAATAACCTGGGCTATGTTCATGCGAACCAGGGAAAACCAGAAACAGCCCTAGAGTATTATCAACAAGCTCTAAGCATTCGGCAAGAAATTGGCGATCGCCCCAAAGAAGCCCTCAGTCTATATCGTATCGCCCAAGTGCAGCAGAAACAAGGGAAGTTAGAAGAGGCACTGGAGACGTTGAAACCGGCGATCGCCATTATTGAAGATATGCGGATCGCCGTTGCCAGTCAAGAGCTACGCACCAGCTTTTTTGCCTCCAAACAGGACTATTACGAATTTTACATCGATCTCCTGATGCAAATGCACCAAGAGTCTCCCCAAAAGGGCTATGATGCTCAAGCCTTGCAAGTGAGCGAACAGGCTAGAGCCAGATCATTGTTAGATATTCTCGCTGAAGCTCAGGGGGACGTAAGTGCCGGAGTTAACCCCAGCCTCCTAGAGCAGAAAAAAAGCCTGCAACAGCAACTGAGCCTTCAGGAAGAGCGCCGGATACAGATCCTCAGTCGCTCCCATACTCAACGGGAAGCCGAGGAGATCGAGGAAACTATTAAAGTGCTTCTCGACCAATACCGAGCCGTACAAGCCCTAATTCGGGTCTCTAGTCCCCGCTATGCCGCCCTCACCCAACCCCAACCCCTCACCCTAGAGGAGATCCAGACCCAGGTTCTAGACGAGGATACCCTGCTGTTAGAATACTTTTTGGGCAAAGAACGCAGTCACCTGTGGCTCGTTAGTTCTACGGAGATCAAGAGCTATGAATTGCCGGGGCGCGAAACCCTAGAACAGAGTGCCCGTGACTTTCGGGATGCCCTCACCATTCCCATCCAACGGATACGCCGTAAGGTAATGGAAGCAACTGCATTTGACCTCAGTGAGCAGATTTTAGGGCCGGTAGCGGAAGAGTTAGGAGATAAGCGATTGGCGATCGCCGCCCATGGAGCCTTACAATATGTGCCCTTTGCTGCTCTTGCTGTGCCCGGTCTCCCGGAATATAAACCCCTAATTGCTAATCATGAACTCGTTCATCTGCCCTCCGCTTCCACAGTCGCCATCCTGCGACGAGAAACCCAAGGACGCAGCCGCGCCCCCAAAACCTTAGCCGTGCTTGCCGATCCGGTGTTTGGGCAAAATGATGGTCGAGTCAGCAGCAATACCACCCGAAAAGCCCAACCCCTACCGCCAGATTTGGAGCGATCGGCCAAAGAATCCGGTGTTTTATTTGACCGCCTCCCCTACACCCACCAGGAAGCCGAAAGCATTTTAGCCCTCGTTCCTGCTCCAGAGCGTCTCGAAGGCTTTGGATTTAGCGCCAGTCGCGAGTTAGCCACCAGTAACGACCTCTCCCAATATCAGATTATTCACTTTGCCACCCATGGCTTAATGAATAGCACCAACCCTGCCCTCTCTGGGTTAGTCTTTTCCTTAGTCAATTCTGATGGCGAACCCCTGAATGGCTTCTTAAGGCTTCATGAGATTTTCAACTTAAATTTACCCAGTGAATTGGTCGTTTTAAGTGCCTGCGAAACCGGATTGGGACAAAATATAAAAGGAGAAGGGTTAATCGGCTTAACACGAGGATTTATGTATGCAGGATCGCCCCGTTTAGTGGTCAGTTTGTGGAGCGTCGATGACCAAGCCACCGCCAAATTAATGATTGATTTTTACCAGACCTTATTAACAGAAGGAAAATCTCCCAGTCAGGCCTTGCGGGAAGCCCAGTTAAAAATGTGGGAAACCACCCAATGGTGGCAACCCTATTATTGGGCGGGGTTTACCTTGCAGGGAGAGTGGTTGAATTAA